A part of Variovorax sp. HW608 genomic DNA contains:
- a CDS encoding ABC transporter substrate-binding protein — protein MNFKKATLAAALALGLFGIAHADLTVGVVLPLTGPASGLGIPMKNQIALWPKSIAGENLKVVVLDDATDPTTGVKDAQRLVTEDKVDVIIGSAATPVAIPMADVAAESGTVQLAASPAGLPPGKDKWTFRLPQSNDVMAYAVVQHMKSQKVKTIGFLGYTDAYGELWLKALTAEAEKNGMKIVAAERFGRADTSVTAQVLKLTSANPDAILIVASGSGAGMPQKAVMERGYKGKVYQTHAAATQDLMRTAGKDAEGTFVVSGPATVAEQLPETHPSKKQAVAFVTGYEKAYGPNSRNQFAAHSADALTILEKAVPIALKKAKPGTPEFRAALRDALETMGRTTIAHGVLEWTPQNHWGYTNETGVMLKVVGGQFKVEQPQ, from the coding sequence ATGAACTTCAAGAAAGCAACCCTCGCTGCCGCGCTCGCGCTCGGCCTCTTCGGCATCGCGCATGCCGACCTCACCGTGGGCGTGGTGCTGCCGCTCACCGGCCCGGCCTCGGGCCTCGGCATTCCGATGAAGAACCAGATCGCGCTGTGGCCCAAGTCCATCGCCGGCGAGAACCTCAAGGTCGTGGTGCTGGACGACGCCACGGACCCGACCACCGGCGTCAAGGATGCGCAGCGCCTCGTGACCGAGGACAAGGTCGACGTCATCATCGGCTCGGCCGCGACGCCGGTCGCGATCCCGATGGCCGACGTGGCTGCCGAATCGGGCACCGTGCAGCTCGCCGCGTCGCCGGCCGGCCTGCCGCCGGGCAAGGACAAGTGGACCTTCCGCCTGCCGCAATCGAATGACGTGATGGCCTACGCGGTGGTGCAGCACATGAAGAGCCAGAAGGTGAAGACCATCGGCTTCCTCGGCTACACCGACGCCTACGGCGAACTGTGGCTCAAGGCGCTGACCGCCGAGGCCGAGAAGAACGGCATGAAGATCGTCGCCGCCGAGCGCTTCGGCCGCGCCGACACCAGCGTCACCGCCCAGGTGCTGAAGCTCACCTCGGCCAATCCCGATGCGATCCTGATCGTGGCCTCGGGCAGCGGCGCCGGCATGCCGCAGAAGGCGGTGATGGAGCGCGGCTACAAGGGCAAGGTCTACCAGACCCATGCCGCCGCGACGCAGGACCTGATGCGCACCGCCGGCAAGGATGCCGAGGGCACCTTCGTCGTCTCCGGCCCCGCCACGGTCGCCGAGCAGTTGCCCGAGACCCATCCGTCGAAGAAGCAGGCGGTCGCCTTCGTCACCGGCTACGAGAAGGCCTACGGCCCCAACTCGCGCAACCAGTTCGCCGCCCACAGCGCCGATGCGCTCACCATCCTCGAAAAGGCGGTGCCGATCGCGCTCAAGAAGGCCAAGCCCGGTACGCCCGAATTCCGCGCCGCGCTGCGCGATGCGCTGGAGACCATGGGCCGCACGACGATCGCGCACGGCGTGCTCGAGTGGACGCCGCAGAACCACTGGGGCTACACCAACGAGACCGGCGTGATGCTGAAGGTCGTGGGCGGCCAGTTCAAGGTCGAGCAACCCCAGTAA
- a CDS encoding MarR family winged helix-turn-helix transcriptional regulator, with amino-acid sequence MPAPRKKTAPVVPHHAQAPRSDRLDTRVLETFVGYNARRAWLVVTQVFAERMAAYGLKQADFSVLSLLAHNPGATSRQLCATLDILPPNLVSLIAAMDSRGLIERRPHPHDGRAIGLHLTPAGEELIREAERTVTQLEADASARLTARERETLIRLLQKIYLPQS; translated from the coding sequence ATGCCAGCACCCCGCAAGAAAACCGCGCCCGTCGTCCCCCACCATGCACAGGCCCCTCGGTCCGATCGTCTGGATACCCGCGTGCTAGAGACTTTCGTCGGCTACAACGCGCGCAGGGCCTGGCTCGTGGTGACCCAGGTGTTCGCCGAACGCATGGCCGCCTACGGGCTCAAGCAGGCGGATTTCTCGGTGCTGTCGCTGCTCGCGCACAACCCCGGCGCGACCTCGCGCCAGCTTTGCGCCACGCTCGACATCCTGCCGCCCAACCTCGTGAGCCTGATCGCCGCGATGGACAGCCGCGGCCTGATCGAGCGTCGCCCGCATCCGCACGACGGGCGCGCGATCGGCCTGCATCTCACGCCAGCCGGCGAGGAACTGATCCGCGAGGCGGAGCGTACCGTGACGCAGCTCGAAGCCGATGCCAGCGCACGGCTCACGGCGCGCGAGCGCGAGACGCTCATCCGTCTGCTGCAGAAGATCTACCTGCCGCAGTCCTAG
- a CDS encoding IS1634 family transposase codes for MAARTGTAHVVTTTRIYKDQVYRTHLLRRSYREDGKVKNETLGNLSHLPDELIEIIRRSLQGETFVPVASAFEITRSRPHGHVQAVGAAMAALEMASLLSSKPCRERDLVLAMIAARIAAPHTKLATTRWWHTTTLAEDFGVADADEDDLYAAMDWLLARQDRIQKKLAALHLGAGALVLYDLSSSYFEGNCCPLARLGYSRDGRKGMLQVNYGLLTDARGCPVAVSVHEGNVADSQTLLPEVKRLREAFGVQQLVMVGDRGMISSKAIQEMRECEGVGWISALKSASIRALVEQGHLQLGLFDERNLLELSSPDFPGERLVACRNPELAKLRTHKREELLAATEASLAKIKARVDAGKLAGKDEIGLRVGKLVNQYKVAKHFELVIGENAFTFARRTDAVAAEAALDGIYIIRTSVSAAQMDSAECVRNYKSLANVERAFRSLKTIDLKVRPIHHHTADRVRAHIFLCMLAYYVEWHMREAWRALMFADTDQQAKAARDPVAPATRSKAAQAKASHHALEDGTPAHSFSTLMAELATLVRNTCRAPNAAPEAPTFELLTNAQPLHLRALALVQNIKP; via the coding sequence ATGGCAGCCCGCACCGGTACCGCTCACGTCGTCACTACGACTCGCATCTACAAGGACCAGGTCTATCGCACCCACCTGCTGCGTCGCAGCTACCGCGAGGACGGCAAGGTCAAGAACGAGACGTTAGGCAATCTCTCGCACCTGCCCGATGAACTCATCGAGATCATCCGGCGCTCGCTGCAGGGCGAGACCTTCGTGCCGGTGGCCTCGGCGTTCGAGATCACGCGCTCGCGCCCCCACGGCCATGTGCAGGCCGTTGGCGCCGCGATGGCGGCCCTGGAGATGGCCTCGCTGCTCTCTTCCAAGCCCTGCCGCGAGCGCGACCTGGTGCTCGCGATGATCGCCGCGCGCATCGCAGCCCCCCACACCAAGCTCGCGACCACGCGCTGGTGGCACACCACCACGCTGGCCGAGGACTTCGGTGTCGCCGACGCCGACGAGGACGACCTGTACGCGGCGATGGACTGGCTGCTCGCGCGCCAGGATCGCATCCAGAAGAAGCTCGCCGCGCTCCACCTGGGCGCTGGCGCCCTGGTGCTGTACGACCTGTCGTCGAGTTACTTCGAAGGCAACTGCTGCCCTCTGGCCAGGCTCGGCTACAGCCGAGACGGCAGGAAGGGCATGCTGCAGGTCAACTACGGGCTGCTCACCGATGCGCGGGGCTGCCCGGTGGCGGTGTCGGTGCACGAGGGCAACGTCGCCGACAGCCAGACCTTGCTGCCCGAGGTCAAGCGGCTGCGCGAGGCCTTCGGCGTCCAGCAGTTGGTGATGGTGGGGGACCGCGGCATGATCTCCAGCAAGGCCATCCAGGAGATGCGCGAGTGCGAGGGCGTGGGCTGGATCAGTGCGCTGAAGAGCGCCTCGATCCGCGCGCTGGTCGAGCAGGGACACCTGCAGCTGGGCTTGTTCGACGAGCGCAACCTGCTCGAACTGAGCTCGCCGGACTTCCCCGGCGAGCGCCTGGTGGCGTGCCGCAATCCGGAGCTTGCCAAGCTGCGCACGCACAAGCGCGAGGAACTGCTCGCAGCCACTGAGGCCAGCCTCGCGAAGATCAAGGCCCGGGTGGATGCGGGCAAGCTCGCCGGCAAGGACGAGATCGGCCTGCGTGTGGGCAAGCTCGTCAACCAGTACAAGGTCGCCAAGCACTTCGAATTGGTGATCGGCGAGAACGCCTTCACCTTCGCGCGCAGGACAGACGCCGTCGCCGCCGAGGCGGCGCTGGACGGCATCTACATTATCCGCACGTCGGTGAGCGCGGCGCAGATGGACTCGGCTGAGTGCGTGCGCAACTACAAGTCCCTGGCCAACGTCGAGCGTGCGTTCCGCTCGCTCAAGACCATCGATCTGAAGGTGCGCCCCATCCATCACCACACGGCCGATCGGGTGCGCGCGCACATCTTCTTGTGCATGCTCGCCTACTACGTCGAGTGGCACATGCGCGAGGCCTGGCGCGCGTTGATGTTCGCCGACACCGACCAGCAGGCCAAGGCCGCGCGTGACCCCGTGGCACCGGCCACGCGCTCCAAGGCCGCTCAGGCGAAGGCGTCGCACCACGCACTGGAGGACGGCACGCCCGCGCACAGCTTCTCCACCCTGATGGCCGAGCTCGCCACCCTCGTGCGCAATACCTGCCGCGCGCCCAACGCAGCCCCCGAGGCGCCCACCTTCGAGCTGCTCACCAACGCGCAGCCACTTCACCTGCGCGCCCTCGCGCTCGTGCAAAACATCAAGCCGTAG
- a CDS encoding tannase/feruloyl esterase family alpha/beta hydrolase — protein MDARMKLPLWTAALGSAALIAACASAGGSPPKLGAARPGALQSCNDLAAKAALPGTVYTQVSSVAAGTIGVGNASVPVPAHCLVQGHMNERTSPVDGNRYAIGFEMRLPLAWNGRFFYQANGGLDGVVIPATGGIGGGGPTTTALQMGFAVISSDAGHAGSLGPRFGIDPQARLDYGYNAVAQITPMAKNLIAQAYGRGPDRSYIVGCSNGGRHAMVAAARTPGQYDGVLAGDPGYNLPRAAVAQLYGAQQYAKVASATTAAGQPDLQSAFTPAEMKLVADRVLARCDALDGLADGIVSDVKACQARFHLDTDVPTCTGARDGQCLTPQQKTALGNVFAGARNSAGKPIYNSFPFDSGVTGSNWREWKFASPPTRDAGAVGFIFTTLPLSNRPGGLPFALGFDMDKDAPLIDAASGIYRESAMSFMSPPDASNLSQLRDRGAKLIVYHGTSDPVFSSDDTAAWYERLQGANGGDASAFARYFPVPGMNHCAGGPATDQFDMLSALVNWVEQGQAPERVIASARGAGATAVNPEIPADWSPRRTRPLCPYPQVAVYTGGDTESAASFACRTRTP, from the coding sequence ATGGATGCACGGATGAAGCTGCCGCTGTGGACCGCGGCATTGGGCTCTGCTGCCCTGATCGCTGCATGTGCCAGCGCGGGGGGCTCACCGCCGAAGCTCGGCGCGGCGCGGCCCGGTGCGCTGCAGTCCTGCAACGACCTCGCCGCCAAGGCCGCGTTGCCGGGCACGGTCTACACGCAGGTCTCATCGGTCGCGGCAGGCACGATCGGCGTCGGCAACGCGAGCGTCCCGGTGCCGGCGCACTGCCTCGTGCAGGGCCACATGAACGAACGCACGAGCCCGGTCGACGGCAACCGCTACGCGATCGGCTTCGAGATGCGCCTTCCGCTCGCATGGAACGGCCGCTTCTTCTACCAGGCCAACGGCGGGCTCGATGGCGTCGTGATCCCGGCGACGGGCGGCATCGGCGGCGGCGGCCCGACGACCACTGCACTGCAGATGGGCTTCGCGGTCATCAGCTCCGATGCGGGCCACGCGGGTTCGCTCGGCCCGCGCTTCGGCATCGATCCGCAGGCGCGGCTCGACTACGGCTACAACGCGGTCGCGCAGATCACGCCGATGGCGAAGAACCTCATCGCGCAGGCCTACGGACGCGGCCCCGACCGGTCGTACATCGTCGGCTGCTCCAACGGCGGACGGCACGCGATGGTCGCGGCGGCGCGCACGCCCGGGCAGTACGACGGCGTCCTCGCCGGCGACCCCGGCTACAACCTGCCGCGCGCCGCGGTGGCCCAGCTCTACGGCGCGCAGCAATACGCCAAGGTCGCAAGCGCAACCACCGCGGCCGGCCAGCCCGATCTGCAGAGCGCCTTCACGCCCGCCGAGATGAAGCTGGTCGCCGACCGCGTGCTCGCGCGCTGCGATGCGCTCGACGGCCTCGCGGACGGCATCGTCTCCGACGTGAAAGCCTGCCAGGCACGCTTCCACCTCGATACCGACGTGCCGACCTGCACCGGCGCGCGCGACGGCCAATGCCTCACCCCACAGCAGAAGACCGCGCTCGGCAATGTCTTCGCGGGTGCGCGCAACAGTGCCGGCAAGCCGATCTACAACAGCTTTCCGTTCGATTCGGGCGTGACCGGCAGCAACTGGCGCGAATGGAAGTTCGCGAGCCCGCCGACGCGCGATGCGGGCGCGGTCGGCTTCATCTTCACGACGCTGCCGCTCTCGAACCGCCCCGGCGGACTGCCGTTCGCGCTCGGTTTCGACATGGACAAGGACGCGCCGCTGATCGATGCCGCCAGCGGCATCTACCGCGAATCGGCGATGTCCTTCATGTCGCCGCCCGATGCCTCGAACCTTTCCCAGCTCCGCGACCGCGGCGCGAAGCTGATCGTCTACCACGGCACGAGCGACCCGGTGTTCTCGTCCGACGACACCGCGGCCTGGTACGAGCGGCTGCAAGGCGCGAACGGTGGCGATGCATCGGCCTTCGCACGCTACTTCCCGGTACCGGGCATGAACCACTGCGCCGGCGGTCCGGCCACCGACCAGTTCGACATGCTGAGCGCGCTGGTGAACTGGGTCGAGCAGGGCCAGGCCCCCGAGCGCGTGATCGCCTCCGCGCGCGGCGCTGGCGCTACGGCGGTCAATCCCGAGATCCCGGCCGACTGGTCGCCGCGCCGCACGCGGCCGCTGTGCCCCTATCCGCAAGTCGCGGTCTACACCGGCGGCGATACGGAGTCGGCAGCGAGTTTCGCCTGCCGCACCCGCACGCCTTGA
- a CDS encoding branched-chain amino acid ABC transporter ATP-binding protein/permease, whose protein sequence is MQATLNLPVANARKNRLRTWGPLALVAVLALLPLLPLPNFWIIQLNYIGIYTLPVLGLVLLTGVGGLTSFGQAAFVGIGAYTTAYLSVNYGLSPWLTLFIGLALTGISAAVIGGITLRMSGHYLPLATIAWALSLYYLMGNLEALGKYDGILGVKGLALFGLEVGQQRGFYAVTWAFALLAAFAVIRLLDSRSGRAIRALAGGSQMAEAMGVNTLRHKVGIFVLAAMLASVSGWLFAHFQRTVNPSPFGIKMGIEYLFMTVLGGAAHVWGAIAGAGVVKLLEDQLQVLLPKLIGTSGSYELIVFGIMIVLVLKYLPDGLWDFIDRRLPRRQRVVDWQDAADLPVRTKPAPGEVVLDVQSIRKTFGGLVAVNDISFQTRAGQVVGLIGPNGAGKSTTFNLVTGVLSLSGGQVRFRGEAIGGLSSRAIAERGVSRTFQHVKMVPDMTVLENVALGAHLRGGKGAVAAMLHTDRAEERQLFREAERQLQRVGMGDYLHELAGNLAMGQQRLLEIARALCADPALLLLDEPAAGLRHKEKQALADVLRTLRNEGMSILLVEHDMDLVMDICDHIVVMEFGTHLMEGTPAEVQESPKVRAAYLGTEH, encoded by the coding sequence ATGCAGGCCACGTTGAATCTCCCCGTCGCGAATGCGCGCAAGAACCGACTGCGCACCTGGGGCCCGCTCGCACTGGTGGCCGTCCTCGCGCTGCTGCCGCTGCTTCCGCTGCCCAACTTCTGGATCATCCAGCTCAACTACATCGGCATCTACACGCTGCCGGTGCTGGGACTCGTGCTGCTCACCGGCGTGGGCGGCCTCACCTCCTTCGGGCAGGCGGCCTTCGTCGGCATCGGCGCCTACACCACCGCCTACCTGAGCGTGAACTACGGCCTCTCGCCCTGGCTCACGCTGTTCATCGGCCTGGCGCTGACGGGCATCAGCGCCGCGGTCATCGGCGGCATCACGCTGCGGATGTCGGGCCACTACCTGCCGCTCGCGACCATCGCCTGGGCGCTGTCGCTCTACTACCTGATGGGCAACCTCGAGGCGCTGGGCAAGTACGACGGCATCCTCGGCGTCAAGGGCCTCGCGCTCTTCGGCCTCGAGGTCGGCCAGCAGCGCGGGTTCTACGCCGTCACCTGGGCCTTCGCGCTGCTCGCGGCGTTCGCGGTGATCCGCCTGCTCGATTCGCGCAGCGGCCGCGCCATCCGCGCGCTGGCCGGCGGCTCGCAGATGGCCGAGGCGATGGGCGTCAACACGCTGCGCCACAAGGTCGGCATCTTCGTGCTCGCGGCCATGCTGGCGTCGGTCTCGGGCTGGCTCTTCGCGCACTTCCAGCGCACGGTGAACCCGTCGCCCTTCGGCATCAAGATGGGCATCGAGTACCTCTTCATGACGGTGCTCGGCGGCGCGGCGCATGTCTGGGGCGCGATCGCCGGCGCCGGCGTGGTCAAGCTGCTCGAGGACCAGTTGCAGGTGCTGCTGCCCAAGCTCATCGGCACCAGCGGCAGCTACGAGCTGATCGTCTTCGGGATCATGATCGTGCTGGTGCTCAAGTACCTGCCGGACGGGCTCTGGGACTTCATCGACCGGCGGCTGCCGCGCAGGCAGCGCGTGGTGGACTGGCAGGACGCGGCGGATCTTCCGGTCCGCACCAAGCCCGCGCCAGGCGAGGTCGTGCTCGACGTGCAGTCGATCCGCAAGACCTTCGGCGGCCTCGTGGCGGTGAACGACATCAGCTTCCAGACGCGCGCGGGCCAGGTGGTCGGCCTGATCGGTCCGAACGGCGCGGGCAAGTCGACCACCTTCAACCTCGTCACCGGCGTGCTTTCGCTCTCGGGCGGCCAGGTGCGCTTTCGCGGCGAAGCCATCGGCGGTCTTTCGTCGCGCGCCATTGCCGAGCGCGGCGTGTCGCGCACCTTCCAGCACGTGAAGATGGTGCCGGACATGACGGTGCTGGAGAACGTCGCGCTCGGCGCGCATCTGCGCGGCGGCAAGGGCGCCGTCGCCGCGATGCTGCACACCGACCGTGCCGAGGAGCGCCAGCTGTTCCGCGAAGCCGAGCGGCAACTGCAGCGCGTCGGCATGGGGGACTACCTGCACGAACTCGCGGGCAACCTCGCGATGGGACAGCAGCGCCTGCTGGAGATCGCCCGCGCGCTGTGCGCCGACCCGGCCCTGCTGCTGCTCGACGAGCCCGCGGCCGGCCTGCGGCACAAGGAAAAGCAGGCGCTGGCCGACGTGCTGCGCACCTTGCGCAACGAAGGCATGAGCATCCTGCTGGTCGAGCACGACATGGACCTCGTGATGGACATCTGCGACCACATCGTGGTGATGGAGTTCGGCACGCACCTGATGGAAGGCACGCCGGCCGAAGTGCAGGAAAGCCCCAAAGTGCGCGCGGCGTATCTCGGAACGGAACACTGA
- a CDS encoding branched-chain amino acid ABC transporter permease, with product MDFSIASILTLDGLTNGAIYALLGMGIVLVFTVTRVIFIPQGEFVAYGALTLAIFQTGKVPGTVWLLLILAGVAAAMELVGTWRHRGRIAPAIKAAARIFVLPAVVCAVSAWAAPRNLPLAVQAFLTLCIVTAFGPLVYRVAYQSLAGASSLVLLIVSVGVHFAMTGLGLLFFGAEGFRNPPFWDDRFSIGPLNVNGQAVIIFLASAALIVMLWLYFERTLYGKALRATAVNRLGARLMGISTQAAGQLTFAMAALIGALSGLLIGPTTTIFYDSGFLIGLKGFVAGVIAGLASYPGALVGALGVGVIESFGSFWASSFKEVIVFTIILPVLLWRSLRSGHSDEDH from the coding sequence ATGGACTTCTCAATTGCCAGCATCCTGACGCTGGACGGACTCACGAACGGGGCGATCTACGCGCTGCTCGGCATGGGCATCGTGCTCGTGTTCACGGTGACCCGCGTCATCTTCATCCCGCAGGGCGAGTTCGTCGCCTATGGCGCGCTCACGCTCGCCATCTTCCAGACCGGCAAGGTGCCCGGCACGGTCTGGCTGCTGCTGATCCTCGCGGGCGTCGCGGCCGCCATGGAGCTCGTCGGCACCTGGCGTCACCGCGGCCGCATCGCGCCGGCGATCAAGGCGGCCGCGCGCATCTTCGTGCTGCCGGCCGTCGTCTGCGCGGTGTCGGCGTGGGCCGCGCCGCGCAACCTGCCGCTGGCGGTGCAGGCGTTTCTCACGCTCTGCATCGTCACGGCCTTCGGGCCGCTGGTCTACCGCGTGGCGTACCAGTCGCTGGCGGGCGCGAGTTCGCTGGTGCTGCTGATCGTCTCGGTCGGCGTGCATTTCGCGATGACCGGGCTCGGGCTGCTGTTCTTCGGCGCCGAAGGATTCCGCAACCCGCCGTTCTGGGACGACCGCTTCTCGATCGGGCCGCTCAACGTCAACGGACAGGCCGTGATCATCTTCCTCGCCTCCGCCGCGCTGATCGTGATGCTGTGGCTCTACTTCGAGCGCACGCTCTACGGCAAGGCGCTGCGCGCGACCGCCGTCAACCGGCTCGGTGCGCGGCTGATGGGCATCTCCACGCAGGCCGCCGGGCAGCTCACCTTCGCGATGGCAGCATTGATCGGCGCGCTCTCGGGCCTGCTGATCGGGCCCACCACCACCATCTTCTACGACTCGGGCTTCCTGATTGGCCTCAAGGGCTTCGTGGCCGGCGTGATCGCGGGGCTCGCAAGCTATCCGGGCGCGCTCGTGGGTGCGCTCGGCGTCGGGGTGATCGAATCCTTCGGCTCGTTCTGGGCCAGCTCGTTCAAGGAAGTGATCGTGTTCACGATCATCCTTCCGGTTCTGTTGTGGCGCTCGCTGCGCAGCGGCCACTCGGATGAGGATCATTGA
- a CDS encoding ABC transporter ATP-binding protein — MTTPLLRIRNLRAGYGRAEVLHGIDLEAGQGSVATVIGPNGAGKSTLLNALMGVLPSKGVIEFRGQPIDGLSLEERVMLGIALVPEKRELFGTMPVEDNLVLGGFRQVRLGNRQWRERIDEVYTIFPRLKERRTQLAGTLSGGERQMLAVGRALMSRPSLLMLDEPSLGLAPLVVQEIFRTVSALRQTGVTILLVEQNARAALEVADHGYVLEMGSVSVEGEARQLASDSRVIDTYLGAKRR; from the coding sequence ATGACCACGCCCCTCCTGCGAATCCGCAACCTGCGCGCCGGCTACGGCCGCGCCGAGGTGCTGCACGGCATCGACCTCGAAGCCGGCCAGGGCAGCGTCGCCACCGTGATCGGCCCCAACGGCGCGGGCAAGTCCACGCTGCTCAATGCGCTGATGGGCGTGCTGCCGTCCAAGGGCGTGATCGAGTTCCGCGGCCAGCCGATCGACGGCCTGTCGCTCGAAGAGCGCGTGATGCTCGGCATCGCGCTGGTGCCCGAGAAGCGCGAACTGTTCGGCACCATGCCGGTGGAAGACAACCTCGTGCTCGGCGGCTTTCGCCAGGTGCGCCTTGGCAACCGCCAGTGGCGCGAACGCATCGACGAGGTCTACACCATCTTCCCGCGCCTGAAGGAGCGCCGCACGCAGCTCGCGGGCACACTCTCGGGCGGCGAGAGGCAGATGCTCGCGGTGGGACGCGCGCTGATGTCGCGGCCTTCGCTGCTGATGCTCGACGAACCGAGCCTCGGCCTCGCGCCGCTGGTGGTGCAGGAGATCTTCCGCACCGTGAGCGCATTGCGCCAGACCGGCGTGACGATCCTGCTCGTGGAGCAGAACGCGCGCGCGGCGCTCGAAGTCGCGGATCACGGCTATGTGCTGGAGATGGGCAGCGTGAGTGTCGAAGGCGAAGCGCGCCAGCTCGCGAGCGATTCGCGGGTGATCGACACCTACCTCGGCGCCAAGCGGCGCTGA
- a CDS encoding acyl-CoA dehydrogenase family protein, translating to MNYQPRPEDVGFILNAVLRTVPRLNALPAFADYDEALQSQVLEEAGKFVAEVIAPINRDGDEIGCRLIDGAVVTPPGFRDAYRAFVDGGWPALSAATDDGGQGLPSVLEAVLYEWLSAANHGLTMAPGLLHGAYECIRHHGSDELKERYLAKIATGEWLATMCLTEAHAGSDLGQVRTRAVAQADSSFRVSGGKIFISGGEHDLSDNIVHLVLCRLPDAPAGPKGLSLVLVPKVLPDGSRNAVHCERIEEKMGLHGSSTCVMRFDDATGWLIGEPNRGLAAMFVMMNAARLHVALQGIGLLDAAWQKADAYAHERRQMRAPGPAPASRGGESADLVAEHPAIRRILDTQRAWIDGARAIAYRTAVQLDVARHDADGKARELAQRWCALVTPVIKAACTQQAFTGASECLQVFGGHGYVREWGIEQVVRDSRVTMIYEGTNEIQAIDLLVRKVLADGGAGMSGLLVELRDELDASREIDADVQRRLAQLRYLTTTIAMAAQKDAQLPYEVADDYLRVVMLAFMAWAWARLEHAAPGDARWAAPAAAFRRWVLPEFEMRLGIIKRACEAATLPLPA from the coding sequence ATGAACTACCAACCTCGCCCCGAAGATGTGGGCTTCATCCTCAATGCGGTGCTCCGCACCGTGCCCCGCCTGAACGCCCTGCCCGCCTTTGCCGACTACGACGAAGCGCTGCAAAGCCAGGTGCTCGAGGAAGCAGGCAAGTTCGTTGCCGAAGTCATCGCGCCGATCAACCGCGACGGCGACGAGATCGGCTGCCGGCTGATCGATGGCGCAGTCGTCACGCCGCCGGGCTTTCGCGATGCGTACCGCGCCTTCGTCGATGGCGGCTGGCCGGCACTCTCGGCCGCGACAGACGACGGAGGCCAAGGACTGCCCTCGGTGCTCGAAGCGGTGCTCTACGAATGGCTCAGCGCCGCGAACCATGGCCTGACGATGGCGCCCGGCCTGCTGCATGGCGCCTACGAGTGCATCCGCCACCATGGCAGCGATGAGCTCAAAGAGCGCTACCTTGCGAAGATCGCGACCGGCGAATGGCTCGCGACGATGTGCCTCACCGAGGCCCATGCCGGCAGCGATCTCGGCCAGGTGCGCACGCGCGCCGTCGCGCAGGCCGACAGCAGCTTCCGCGTCTCGGGCGGCAAGATCTTCATCTCCGGCGGCGAGCACGACCTTAGCGACAACATCGTCCACCTCGTGCTGTGCCGCCTGCCGGACGCGCCGGCGGGCCCCAAGGGCCTCTCGCTGGTGCTCGTGCCCAAGGTGCTGCCCGATGGTTCGCGCAACGCGGTGCACTGCGAGCGCATCGAGGAAAAGATGGGCCTGCACGGCAGCTCGACCTGCGTGATGCGCTTCGACGATGCGACCGGCTGGCTCATCGGCGAGCCGAACCGCGGGCTGGCCGCGATGTTCGTGATGATGAACGCCGCGCGCCTGCACGTCGCCCTGCAGGGCATCGGCCTGCTCGATGCGGCCTGGCAGAAGGCCGACGCCTATGCGCACGAACGCCGCCAGATGCGCGCGCCGGGCCCGGCCCCCGCGAGCCGTGGCGGCGAATCGGCCGACCTCGTGGCGGAGCACCCGGCGATCCGCCGCATCCTCGATACGCAGCGCGCATGGATCGACGGTGCGCGCGCCATCGCATACCGCACCGCGGTGCAGCTCGATGTCGCGCGCCATGATGCAGACGGCAAGGCGCGCGAACTGGCGCAGCGCTGGTGCGCGCTGGTCACGCCGGTCATCAAGGCGGCCTGCACGCAGCAGGCCTTCACCGGCGCGAGCGAATGCCTGCAAGTGTTCGGCGGCCACGGCTACGTGCGCGAATGGGGCATCGAGCAGGTGGTGCGCGACTCGCGCGTGACCATGATCTACGAGGGCACCAACGAGATCCAGGCGATCGACCTCTTGGTGCGCAAGGTGCTCGCCGACGGCGGCGCCGGCATGTCGGGCCTGCTGGTCGAACTGCGCGACGAGCTCGATGCCTCGCGCGAGATCGATGCCGACGTGCAGCGGCGGCTCGCGCAGCTGCGCTATCTCACGACCACCATCGCCATGGCGGCGCAGAAGGATGCGCAGCTTCCCTACGAGGTGGCCGACGACTACCTGCGCGTGGTGATGCTGGCATTCATGGCCTGGGCCTGGGCCCGGCTCGAACACGCCGCGCCGGGCGACGCCCGGTGGGCCGCACCGGCCGCCGCCTTCCGGCGCTGGGTGCTGCCCGAGTTCGAGATGCGGCTTGGCATCATCAAGCGTGCCTGCGAGGCGGCGACCCTGCCGTTGCCCGCCTGA